Part of the Leptospira langatensis genome is shown below.
TTCGGAAGGTCTGTATGTAGAAGACTTACGGGTCAGGAGTAGATTCTATCTTTCCGTGACTGCGGAAAAATCGGGAGAGAGATTCGTGGCGAGTGAATCTCCGGGTGCGGTCAAGGGCTTCGAATTCTTCGAAGGATTGCAGGTGGAAGAGCTCGCAAGAAGCGCCGGAGAAAGAGCGCTATTCATGTTGGATGCAGGTTATATCGAAGGAAAGAAAATGCCTGTGATCATGGGTAACGGTTTTGGAGGAGTGATCTTCCATGAGGCTTGCGGCCATCCGTTGGAAACCGAGGCCATCCGAAAGAAATCTTCTCCTTTCGTAGGGAAACTAGGAGAGCAGATCGCTCAGTCTTGTTTGACGGCGTATGATGATGGGACCATTGAGGACCAATACGGAACGATCCGAGTGGACGATGAAGGAATGCAGACACAAAGGACCCTTCTCATTGAGAAAGGGACCTTGAAAGGGTATCTGTCCGACAGAGTAGGTTCCCTGGAAACAGGAGTGCCTAGAACTGGGAGCGGAAGAAGGGAATCCTATCAGTATGCTCCTGTCTCTAGAATGAGAAATACGTATATCGCAGCCGGAAACGATTCCATGGATTCTATGTTGTCCTCTGTGGACTTCGGGCTGTATGCTAAGAGAATGGGCGGAGGTTCCGTGAACCCTGCCACCGGAGAATTCAATTTCGCAGTTGAGGAAGGATACGTTATCCGAAATGGGAAGATTGCCGA
Proteins encoded:
- a CDS encoding TldD/PmbA family protein; the encoded protein is MNPSNIETLIDAGQKRKADFVEIYEEESRNSSIALRDQKIEQSLAATDYGIGIRLIYGTDVLYAYTSNDDLEHLLSLINLLADSRGEGKVDRGTFTWNGSSSKYSFPAKIHDPRKIPPFRKLELLQTADRIARKVSSNIIQVGVSASDIVTNVLIANSEGLYVEDLRVRSRFYLSVTAEKSGERFVASESPGAVKGFEFFEGLQVEELARSAGERALFMLDAGYIEGKKMPVIMGNGFGGVIFHEACGHPLETEAIRKKSSPFVGKLGEQIAQSCLTAYDDGTIEDQYGTIRVDDEGMQTQRTLLIEKGTLKGYLSDRVGSLETGVPRTGSGRRESYQYAPVSRMRNTYIAAGNDSMDSMLSSVDFGLYAKRMGGGSVNPATGEFNFAVEEGYVIRNGKIAEPVRGATLIGKGHEILPKISMVGQDLELAAGTCGASSGSIPVTVGQPSLKVDEILVGGR